The Brachionichthys hirsutus isolate HB-005 chromosome 11, CSIRO-AGI_Bhir_v1, whole genome shotgun sequence genome includes a window with the following:
- the sh3bp2 gene encoding SH3 domain-binding protein 2 — translation MREGVHLKPAGSLFHTSDILHHGPLASTALASTVSRIRESPAVQGVDRRLKRRTMSSPQVCWPAPMRAIGAQNLLTMPGGVSIAGYLHKKGGSQFSLRRWPLRYTIIHKGCVYYFKSSTSPAPQGAFSLNGYNRVMRAAEETTSSNVFPFKIVHFSKKHRTWFFSAASEDERRKWMRYLRREIDHYNDRKDAHIPSDSESDADSFYGAIERPLDITLPVDHAEDDYGEEDDDDEEEDDEDYLKPDSDSSPTSTGRPTGPPPSYPPPPVPAHRHPFQKGPPPLPPPISLQHRVSAMPPKNPPRPTLRDPSKGPPLPRPFTAYLHGSSSSSPLPPPPPNVKRTPHNRAAVIGAPRDDKVDWRNLPPVPMQPPISDQLKTRMVLNGPPHCPLNAGGGQSLGNTRRGMMSDHSSKPSLRTAGNSEGSSVSPVTSNQTAPSPPPSPLHKRAVHNKPGIQKPHLPAAHARLPGPPLQRASPEGQSFRSLGAETPAELRRKRDSARSGGGDSDDDYENVQLPDSVFIDSTETSVVEKLFRENPVAPQDGLYAIRKSGTRTAKVLVVWDVRIGKARNYRLFEEDDHIFVDSDVTFPTLPSLVEHYFSHPLPHHGSLCLQRPYTRRGST, via the exons ATGAGGGAAGGCGTCCATTTGAAGCCCGCCGGGTCTCTGTTCCACACTTCTGACATTTTACACCATGGACCATTAGCATCAACGGCGTTAGCCTCCACAGTCAGCCGGATCAGGGAGAGCCCTGCTGTTCAGGGCGTCGACAGGAGGCTCAAGAGGAG GACCATGTCGTCTCCACAGGTGTGCTGGCCGGCGCCAATGCGAGCCATTGGAGCTCAGAACCTCCTCACCATGCCAGGAGGAGTTTCTATTGCAGGATACCTCCATAAGAAGGGAGGCAGCCAGTTCAGCCTCAGGAGAT GGCCCCTGAGGTACACCATCATCCATAAGGGCTGCGTGTACTATTTTAAGAGCAGTACCTCTCCTGCACCACAGGGGGCGTTTTCGCTCAATGGCTACAACAG AGTTatgagagcagcagaggaaactaCATCCAGTAACGTGTTTCCTTTTAAGATCGTCCACTTCAGTAAAAAACACAGGACGTGGTTCTTCTCTGCCGCCAGCGAGGATGAGAGGAGG AAATGGATGCGATACCTGCGCCGGGAGATTGACCACTACAACGACCGGAAAGACGCCCATATTCCAAG TGATTCTGAATCGGATGCAGACAGTTTCTACGGCGCGATAGAGAGGCCCCTGGATATCACGCTTCCTGTTGATCACGCCGAAGATG ATTACGGTGAAGAAGAcgacgatgatgaggaggaggatgatgaggacTACCTGAAGCCAGACAGTGACAGCTCGCCAACATCGACAG GTCGACCCACAGGACCGCCCCCATCCTACCCTCCTCCCCCGGTACCAGCACACCGTCACCCTTTCCAGAAAggtccacctcctctccctcctcccatcTCACTGCAACACAGAGTCAGTGCAATGCCCCCCAAAAACCCACCTCGCCCCACCCTGAGGGACCCTAGCAAGGGCCCGCCTCTTCCTCGTCCCTTCACTGCCTACCTGCACgggtcctcgtcttcctctcctcttcctcctcctcctcccaatgTAAAGAGAACTCCTCATAATAGGGCAGCAGTCATCGGGGCACCCAGGGATGACAAGGTAGACTGGAGGAACCTGCCCCCCGTGCCAATGCAACCCCCTATCTCTGACCAATTAAAGACCAGAATGGTGCTAAATGGTCCCCCCCACTGTCCCCTGAATGCTGGAGGGGGCCAGTCTCTGGGAAACACCCGCCGTGGGATGATGAGTGACCACAGCAGTAAGCCCAGCCTCAGGACTGCTGGGAACTCAGAAGGGTCCTCCGTCAGTCCTGTGACGTCCAACCAGAcggcccccagcccccccccctctcctttaCATAAAAGAGCCGTACACAATAAACCCGGGATCCAGAAACCTCACCTGCCTGCAGCACACGCCCGGCTGCCGGGGCCCCCCCTCCA AAGAGCGTCTCCAGAAGGCCAAAGCTTTCGTTCATTGGGAGCGGAGACACCTGCAGAGTTAAGGAGGAAACGAGACTCGGCGAGATCAGGAGGAGGGGACTCAGATGACGACTATGAGAAT gtgcAGCTGCCCGACTCTGTTTTCATTGACTCGACTGAAACCAGCGTTGTGGAAAA gctGTTCAGAGAGAACCCTGTCGCCCCTCAGGATGGACTATACGCCATCAGAAAGTCAGGAACCAGAACTGCAAAG GTGCTGGTGGTGTGGGATGTCAGGATAGGCAAAGCTAGAAACTATCGGCTTTTTGAGGAG